In Scophthalmus maximus strain ysfricsl-2021 chromosome 16, ASM2237912v1, whole genome shotgun sequence, the following proteins share a genomic window:
- the foxj1b gene encoding forkhead box protein J1-B, producing the protein MPVLTSPDIANKFKEKWLAVSPEDQVPGTDSAPLDDSLTSLHWLQNFSILSADPERPSGAGPGCPSSQQHLFLKRLGLPRGGADSPSSPPAGDTAATGMPLYLGSPVTSGSDSTVAPRLAICAHSTPGYPQIPIQASPPVEVDYKSNPKVKPPYSYASLICMAMQASKQPKVTLSTIYNWITENFCYYRHAEPSWQNSIRHNLSLNKCFKKVPRQKDEPGKGGFWQIDPQYADMFVNGIFKRRRMSSNQYSSSSSGGTQRQSKLLQGYHSTQNGCPYQGVGGKRKHLPSKNSNKMMRVTESPLLGTEAHKTDILRGDFDLASVFDDVLSGDCSTFEDLDINTALSSLGCEMEVSMQGRPHSTGLGRWCGGGDLLCQSQHLSHHQSFGYMDLGAGSMECVANLGELHAPPHHLPQPDHDQLLQSHHHLQQFDEPSTLFPERPEEAMLQPWEEIKEEAQAIPLTLDQGFGLCEGFFTEMQPWERVEAYL; encoded by the exons ATGCCGGTCCTGACGAGCCCCGACATCGCGAACAAGTTTAAGGAGAAGTGGCTGGCGGTCTCCCCGGAGGATCAGGTCCCCGGGACCGACTCGGCCCCCCTTGACGACAGCCTCACCAGCCTCCACTGGCTCCAGAATTTCTCCATCCTCAGCGCAGACCCGGAGCGACCCAGCGGCGCTGGACCGGGCTGTCCGTCCTCCCAGCAGCACCTCTTTCTCAAGAGGCTCGGCCTCCCCAGAGGAGGCGCCGACTCTCCGTCCAGCCCTCCGGCTGGAGACACCGCGGCCACCGGGATGCCTCTGTACCTGGGCAGCCCCGTCACCTCCGGCAGCGACTCCACCGTGGCACCGCGGTTAGCCATTTGCGCACATTCCACACCGGGCTACCCACAGATCCCCATCCAGGCCAGCCCGCCGGTCGAGGTCGACTACAAGAGCAACCCTAAAGTAAAACCGCCCTATTCGTACGCGTCTCTCATCTGCATGGCCATGCAGGCCAGCAAGCAGCCCAAAGTGACTCTGTCCACCATCTACAACTGGATAACAGAGAATTTCTGCTACTACAGACACGCGGAGCCCAGCTGGCAG AACTCTATTCGTCACAACTTGTCCCTCAACAAGTGTTTTAAGAAGGTCCCCAGACAAAAGGACGAGCCAGGGAAAGGAGGATTCTGGCAGATTGATCCTCAGTATGCTGACATGTTTGTCAACGGCATCTTTAAACGCAGGAGGATGTCGTCTAAccaatacagcagcagcagcagtgggggcacacagagacagagcaaaCTGCTTCAGGGTTATCACAGCACCCAAAATGGTTGCCCTTACCAAGGGGTGGGCGGCAAACGGAAGCACCTGCCCTCTAAGAACAGCAACAAGATGATGAGGGTGACTGAGTCCCCCCTGTTAGGGACAGAAGCACACAAAACAGACATCCTGAGGGGGGACTTTGACCTGGCATCGGTGTTCGACGACGTTCTCAGCGGGGACTGTAGCACCTTCGAGGATTTGGACATCAACACGGCGCTGAGCTCCCTGGGCTGCGAGATGGAGGTTTCCATGCAGGGGAGGCCGCACTCGACGGGCCTGGGGAGGTGGTGCGGGGGAGGGGACCTCTTGTGTCAGAGCCAGCACCTGAGCCACCATCAGTCCTTTGGTTACATGGACTTGGGCGCGGGGTCAATGGAGTGCGTGGCCAATCTGGGAGAGCTCCATGCGCCGCCGCATCATCTGCCGCAGCCGGACCAcgatcagctgctgcagagccaccaccacctgcagcaGTTCGACGAGCCCTCCACGCTGTTCCCGGAGCGGCCTGAGGAGGCGATGCTGCAGCCCTGGGAGGAAATCAAAGAAGAGGCGCAGGCAATCCCTCTTACGCTGGACCAAGGCTTCGGCCTGTGCGAGGGCTTCTTCACAGAGATGCAGCCGTGGGAGCGAGTGGAGGCCTatctgtga